The Paroedura picta isolate Pp20150507F chromosome 6, Ppicta_v3.0, whole genome shotgun sequence genome segment CCCTTTGCTTTTTCctttcgttcccccccccccaactactgcACAGCCAGATTTTGCAAAGCTGTTTGTGTCTGGTAGCTTAAGAAAATTTTTAAACCCTTttgttatctttttttttctttttacacctctctgtttcccacatttttctcctCTGTCATTCTGTTCTCTTCCTTTCACAATCCACCATTTGTCTACCAACTCttctcattcctccccccacccaacttacaccattctcctctggGAATGCTAGCCCCCAagtgggaccttgggatcccatggaattacagcttgtctccagactacagacaccAGCAATACTGGAGAAGATTGATGCTTAGGCCAGTgtattctatggcattgtactccactgaggtccctctcctccctctcctttgtccccaaatctccaggatctggcaaccctgccccctccctctccagtgGTTAGGGagacctcctccattttatcctcacaaaacctTGTAAGATGAATTAGACTAAGAGTGTGAGATTGGCCCAcgctcacccagcaagcttccatggcacttCTACACATGTTCATCTTCCATtgcactggggggtggggagtgtctGGAGATAACCTGGGTCAAGATATTCCTGTGCCTTTCATTTTGAACACTGAAACTCCCATGATCATCCTGAAGCTCATGGCCAATTCTGGAGTTTCCTAGTTTGAttgatgagttatgcctgccaccAATGGACAGACGGATGGACCGCTGTGTATCCTTTCATTACGGCAAAGGTGTGGTGACAGCTAGTAAAGTGTTTTCTTTTGCTGTTATATTTGGTTCAGATCCTATGGGGCAAGGGCAGGTggaactgagggccctgagggcCCATGGTAGCTCTCAGCAGTCCTGGAGGCAGTCAGACAGGCAGCTCTGGTAAGGAGGCTAAGGCCTTGGATACGGAGATTGCTACTGTAAGgcagtcttccttccttctgactgATTCTTCCTCTCCACCCCACTCTTTCCCATCTTGGCACCATGACATTCCTCCTGTAGCTCTCCATCCAGCTAGTTAGACTAGATCAGAATCCTGCCTTTACAACgtattttattcctcgatccgagctaaattttttaactcactgctgtgtaaaagagaactgcattcggatgaacgtaagattcagtttcttttgacatcccagaaccctgatataattgaaccagttgcaaagtttttatatcttgccatgagaaattgtgaatgtattatgtcttcctctaaagcatgatctttacctttgttttctctagcagtggatccttttgcactttccctccttatattgtacttttatatgctattaaaggcttgttgttcttcttgttgttatACTCTACAATGAAGTTCATTACAATGAAGGACTCCGGTTGGATGTCAAAGGCAGAAAGCCTCcatgtgtttttttatttatttggatttgtttgcctGCTGCACACACAAATCTGGTCCATTGCACTGTGATCTGTGCCTTGGTCACTCTGCTAAGCCAATATTCCTTCGGATTCATTGGTGTTTCAGCAAATAGTTAATTGACAATGGTAAAATAATGGGTTTTGAAGATTAATAAAATCCATCCAGAGACTACACATAGGAAATCCCCCCGcccaatgatttatttattagtcttctagaccgcccctccctgcaagcaggctagGGATGGTTCACAACATATTTCCACACATAACGCCATAAAACCACAACTGAAGCCATAATAAACCCATATCCTGCTCCGCTTCTTATCTATTTATCAATCCCTCGACCACTTTCTGCACAGTTTCTTCGTATTCGGTTCAGCAGCAGGAATAGCCTGGAGGTGAATGCGGGGAGGCGCATGGCTTTTTATTGGCTGTGTCTATTGtaggagaaaacaaaaataaccTTGCGGCATTTCAAAGACTCCTACAGTCATTGCAGCAAGGTCCTTTATAGGTAAACACATGTTTTGCCAGAGACACGAAAGGGGCAGTGAAAGGCATAGAGCACGAGTGGTAATTAAGCACCAAAGAAAGCCTTTTGTAGCGAGGGAGGTGAAAATATGAAAGGAACACATCCCGAAGGGAAAGAGACCTAACCCTTGCAGTTAACAAGACTAATTTGTTAGGAGCCAACATGCTGGTTCTTGTATCTAGGCAGACCCAAGAACCTTTACTACGGAAGACGTGCAAGAGAAGAGCTTGAAATAAATCCTACTCTTGTTAGGGCTTTAAGATATAGGACAGAAATACACTGGGCATGTCATTCTGCaatcattttaaaagaatttgttTTACAGTTGGCCACCCAGTGACTGCAATTTCTGGCTGCAGGGGTGAACCAGCAAGGAGGCAGGGGGCTTTCAAACTTTCTCTccacattgttctcccctccccaaaaattcaATGCATGCTTTTGATTTATGTTATCCCTGCTAGGAGAAATAGGATTTCATGTCTTTTTCTCCCAGTGGTTGTGAAagtagctttttttgggggggggggattttcaaaGGCGGGAATGGGGGCAATATGTGGAAAAGGACACACAGCCTCTATCTTCCCCCTTCCACTGGAAACTGCACCACAGCAGCTCTTATctctgaaaggaggggggggaaaggattttaaaaacaacccAACCAGTCAATGAGTTGCAGGTCAGCTGATTTACTTACACCACCTAAAAATAGTATTGACTTAACTCGGGGTGAAAAGTCTAAATGACCTAAGAGGCCAAAAAGTCTCATCTGTTGATTGCACATTGCCATGATTGTTCAAGATGTGCCAATCCCcggttttaatatttaatatttcaaaGATGCAGAAATATGTCCTAGAAGGGGAAAATTCTTAATTGCTAGAATATCGCTTTTTTTACAAGTTGCTTTTTTGCAAGTAtatgccggctcaaggttgactcagccttccatccttccaaggtcggtaaaatgagtacccagcttgctgtggggtaaagggtaatgactggggaaggcactggcaaaccaccccgtattgagtctgccatgaaaacgctagagggtgtcaccccaagggtcagacatgacccagtgcttgcacaggggatacctttacctttttatatgtttgtgtgtgtttggtttAAAGATTCCATAGTGAtgacagttcccaggtgggaactggggatgacccagttttatagctcatctccagcctaaagagatcaggtCCTCTGGATAAAAAGAATGCTTTggaggtagactccatagcattatattctatTTAGGTCTTGCTCCAAATACTGCCCAATACCGGCTCCACCCCTAGCTCAGGTATTTCCTGGACCTGGCAGCcccaaatatgcaagatctgtagtatgcatgattcagcagcatatgaagaaaACCATATAGGGGGCATCAGGgaagatgcatatttagcatagttagattaggaacttcctgatttttctttcaaataGTCTCCTGTCTATAGAGATCAGCGGCCAAAGAGGGACTCTCTGGGACTGCATCTCTGCTCTGCTCCCTCCCAATAAGTGTGTTTTAAGCATCTtcatattttgaattttaaacaTACCCTTAAGCTGGTTTGCCTGTGTCCATTATAAAGTTTATATATCCAGTACCTGCCATTAtcttttatggcacacatggacCAGACTGAAAAAGTGACGCTTATGATagatctaagagcctcttgtggcgcagagtggtaaggcagccgtctgaaagctttgcccatgaggctgggagttcaatcccagcagccggctcaaggttgactcaaccttccatccttccgaggtcggtaaaatgagtacccagcttgctgggggggtaaacggtcataactggggaaggcactggcaaaccaccccgtattgagtctgccatgaaaacgctagagggcgtcaccccaagggtcagacatgactcggtgcttgcacaggggatacctttacctttacctatgatagATCTGGCCCTTGTCACAAATTCTGATTTGTGTCCTTAATGTCCTTTAATGCCTGCGCTACACAGCAAAATTTGTAATGACTCCTCAGAACAATCTAATATCACATAGATATGGAAACCTGAAATTTTTTGGAATAGAATTATGGGAGAAAACGAGAGACTACTATCCTTCTAGCGCCAAATCTACCGGCCAGAGAAGAGAGGCAGCCAAGTGAGGTGAGCCTGTTCATCCAGGAACAATCATAGTATACAGGCAGGTGCGCCCAACCTGTGGTGCTCCGAATGTgtgtggacaacaattcccataagcctctgtcTGCACATACCAGCacgtagaggctcatgggaactgtagtgtaTGGACGCCCGGAGAGCTACCGTTTGGTCAACCCTGGTTTCAGTTTTCTTCTACGCCGTTTGCATGAGTAATCAGACATAGAGATACGGAAAGCGCAAACTTGCATAACATTTCCGGTATAAAATGCAATTGATTCGAGAGAGACAGCATCAAGTTCTCATCTGCAGTACTGTGTCCAGTCCAGTACAGTCGATGTTTAACCGGAAGTCGACGCTGCCTGCCGTGCTGTTTTCTCCCTACGTCCTCGAGCTAGCGTGAGCGCCTCTCTTTACGCACTCTGCGTTCTTCTTCCCCGGCAAGCGTGCGGGCTGCGCTCCCGTAATGAAGCTTCGAGAATCGCCGTGGTGTGTACCGGTTGTGTAAGCCGGCGGACTTTGGGCCGCCGTCGGCCGGGGCGCCGCCATCTCCGTCCGGGACTCGCGCCATGGCCACCTCCAGCGCCCTTAGCCTTCTCCTGCGGGCCGCCGCCTCCGGCCCCCGGCTTCTCCCCGCTTGCCGCGGCGTTGCCGGACGAGGTCGTGCGGGCCGCTTCTTCCACGCTTCCGCCCCGGTTCGGCTCAGGTAAGGGGAGACCCAGCAAATGGGGAAGTCTCAGGGACGGGGCCTTTTCTGCGGTGGCGCCCCGATTCTGGGTCTTCTTCCCTTTGACTGCGCTTCTTCTGGTGCCAGGGCtactgttagggatgccagcctccaggcgggacctggagatcccccggaattgtagctcatctccagactatgagaGATCtgatcccttggagaaaatgcatcccttggagggggggggctctctgacACTGTCCTCCCCAGAGGTCCCTGCCTAGGGTccgttcccaaatctccaggagtttcccaacctggacctggcaaaccTTCACACACACCtgtgattggggggaggggaggtgacgGCTTGGCAACCGTATTTAGTGGAGATATATggataaatacacacacacatccagtgtAACTGTTCATGAGTCAGAACTTAGGTCTCTTGTTGGActcctgtttttattttgctgtcgCTTTGTTTGTCTAAAAGTGAGTTAGGTGGTGGCTGCAGCCGGAGAGAGGCGGCGGCGAAGACCCCCTATCAGAGGCAGAGCATTGGCCTTAAACAGAAACTTGGCCTGAATATATATGGCAGCGTCTCCAGGAAACAAGTGGTTTTGTCTTGAAGAATAGGAGGGCGACCAATCACCTCTGTGCTTGAATTGCTTTTTGGCGCAGCCTGAAGGATCTTTGGCAAGGACCCACGTTGTCCACATGCTTGTTCAGGTTCCAAGCACATGACTTGTCCAGCAAAAGCTGCCAATCCGGCCGCAGAAATACTTTGTCCCAAGCCTTGAGTGTACCAAGGGATGGGAATATAGAGAAAAGGGGAAGCGAGGCCCATGGTGGGATTTTGAGACTCATCTGAACAGCCCTGGATGCTCTGCAGGGGTCTCGCATCTTGATCGCATCTCTGCATGGCTGCAACTAATCCATTAAGGATGTGGCTCTCCCTGGATTGCTTGTCTTTCATCGGATACACAATTCAAGCAACACACACCTCCTTGTTAGCCCTCTTGTTGGAGAGAAGGGCAGCACAGTCGCTTTTGCAAATAACCCCTGGCAGGTACAGACTGGTATTTCGCTCTGGAGCAACAGTGGATGTATTGCTTTACATCTTTGTTGTAATACCAGTTACGCAGGTAAACCGGGAGCTACTTTAAAAAGGCCCAACCAGCCAAACACTTACATATTGTGTAAGTTCTAGACAACAGTTTGATCTGGTtttacaatcccccccccccaaaaaaaaaccctgtgaaatAAAAGCCCATCTATCAGTGCCCAGTTTGGACACTGCAACACATTTTGACCAGTCGTCAAGCCTgggccagagcctcttgtggcgcagagtggtaaagcagctgacatgctgtctgaatctctcaccatgaggctgggagttcgatcccagcagccggctcaaggttgactcagccttccatccttccgaggtcggtaaaatgagtacccagcttgttggggggtaaacggtaatgactggggaaggcactggcaaaccaccccgtattgagtctgccatgaaaacgctggagggcgtcaccccaagggtcagacatgagccagtgcttgcacaggagatacctttacctttacaagcccAGGCTCGGCTCTTGCTGAGAGCAATGAGGGAGCCTGCTAGAGCTTGTCTTTGGCTTGCTTCAAGCAGAAgagcaaagttttgagtccagcggcaccttaagGCCAATaagttagtttgtttgtttagatttttataccacccattctttccagctttgggcggtttacattgaaacgttatctaactttacatggaacacttctggatataagctttcatgcgcatgcacatgaaattaACCTGAATTaacctttgttggttttaaaggtgccaccggactcagacTTTGTACTGTATATATATGCACACTTGGTCAGATAGCTGAGCTATAGATCTGTCTGTCTCAGATAGCTGATGAAATgggcatgcccacgaaagcttatacccagaatttaaaCCTGCttgtctaaaaggtgccactggactaaaacttcaATCAGTAGCTTGTTCCCGATGTTGGAAGGCAGCCAGTATTTATTGTCGGAATTCTTGCGATTTCTGTGACAATAGCACCATCTTGCCGCTGGTCTGGCGTTTTATGCATTTTCTGGCAGTTTGGCTTCAACAGCTCTGGAATCCACTCCTTCCTAAGAGCCATTTCAGATGTGACTCTCTCATGTGCATATAATTTGAGCTTCTGGCCCAGGTGTTACAAAGATTGTGACTGGGTTGGTTTTACAGGAAATAGTTTGGGTCTTATTATTAAATGCCTTAAATGGAGTAATTCTGTGAACAAAAGGACTCTTTCGCAGTTCTCGGACCGTTTGAGGCCAAATTGATACTGGATATTTTGCAGAGCCCTTTCAGAGTAAAGGGTTCACAAGTTCTTCAAATAAAGAGTGATGCCTCATTGGCCTCAATTGGTGTTAAATTTTTTCAGACattaggaggaagaagaaaaaaagcgcCCCAAATAAGAAGATAAATGTAGAAGAAAAGATATTATTAATGAAGAAGGGGCATTTTGATATAATTAATTGTGAATTTGTGAATAAttaaattgtgaatttcctgcattgtgcagggggttggactagatgactctggaggtccctcctaactctatgattctaattcagtgAACCGTTTTCTATTTTTCCTGCCTGGTGTTTAGTCTTTTCCCCTATTTTGCCTTTCTGCTTCTGTGTTTATTGGATTCTGCCCTGTCTCTCCACCCACTTTAGTCAGCCTAAAGCTTTCAGGACTACACCCAGTACAGCACTTGGTTGGCACTAAGTATATTTGAATGTCCATGATAGGGATAATAGAAGCAAACAAGCAGCAAGAAAACTCTGCACATGTTGCTCTGAATGCAGGAAGCTGGGGGTTTTGTgcagcctagaatcatagagttggaaggggccacgcaggccatctagtccaaccacctgctcagtgcaggatcagcctaaagcatccaaccaACATACTGTGGCCGGGTTGGGGCGATGATGCAGCGTGTAGTTTTAATAGCCTCCTTTGCGAGGGGCAGTACAATAGCAAGGAGGAAGATGTGCTTGAGGAAAAGAAATGGACCTAACCTTAACAAGTGGCAGCGTGTTTTTGTATCTGTTCTCCTGTTTCGTGGACGGCCAGTTTGCGGCACAGGTACCAGAGAGACCCTTCCTGCATTGCATTGCTGCCGCCTGCTCCCCAGCCTTAGCAGTGGGAGCAAACCACACCAGGGCATGGGAGTGATGACTGCCTATGTGCTGGGGAGGGTGCTGCAAATGTGCCATACCTGGTGCCTGACTGCCTCTAGCCATCCTTGGATCAATCACAGTTGGGCCATCCACAgtcctctctgagctctctcagcctcacctgcctcactggggtagaggaagggaaggcggatgtaagctgctttgaaatcccttcaggtagtaaaaagcaggatacaaaaaaatgGCTCTTATATTTCTATTAAAATCACCACCTGGATTTTGGTTTCATATGGCCCAAGAAGGTATCTGCCACTGTCTTCCAGATGCCTCCTTTGGTATACTTATGTATCATCTTTGGTTTGTTATCATGTGTACCATCAGATTGTAAATAcatgtatctatctatctggatTGCTGTGAAGCCTAAACTGGCTAGCCCGGACTAGCCCAACCccgtcaggtctcagaagctaagccaggaCAGCCCTGATGGAAGCAaccaatggccaaccacccctgaaACCACCTTTAGTAGAACCCTTAATGTGGTAGGTCGTTACTGTCAACTGAGTGGACCCACATAACCTCTtacgaacgctggcaggggctcctgggaattgtagtccatagacatctggagggccgcagtttgactacccctgctcttatgaTTTTGGGGAACCAAGTTTGTTTTGAACTGTGAACCTTCCCCGCAGTTCTAAGAAGTTCTTAGGGTAGCAAAGGTACACTGCCACAAGGTAGGTTCTGCGGTgatttgcctgcctttgtgttgtTGTAGTACAGTCCAGTGAAACTAATTCCACACAATGCTGGAGATGGTGTAGATTTGGTTTATCCTGCTTATTTCTGTATAGTTCTGGTACTACAGCTGTGTTCCTATGCACATTAAACCGGGAGTAATCCCCTTGGCCATACTCTGAGATTCCATAGGACTGGGCCCTATCAGAGGCATGCAGGGCGGCTGATCACATTCTGCGTTCATGACTTCTGTCGAAATTATGTGAGCTGTGCACAAGAAATCTCTGAAATTGTacattatttatttcaatttatactATCTTTACAcgcccccttttctccccagtgtgaatcCAAAGTGGCTCATatatttctcctttcctccagtttatctgtacaacaaccctgtgaggtagattaggcggAGAGGGtaaactggcccaagggcacccagcaagattccatggtaccaatggggatttgaacgcgggtcttccagatactcgtccagcactcttaaccacgactctCCGAAAAGAAAAAGTCTTCTTGTCTTGGCTAAAACTAAACTGCTACAGGTGTTTACTGCTACAACATAGGGTGAAGATCCATATTTATTAGTCAAGTTTTCAGGGCTGTCTGGTGTTCAACAGCACTGTCCACAGTATTGAGAATTGTTGTTGTCATCTTATTTCCCCCAAAGTTTCACCTTTACGTTGCTGTAGACAAATAAAAATGCCGtggatttctttttctctccccctcccagctcagAAGATAAAATTACTGTGCACTTTATAACTCGCGACGGAGATAAACTAACAGCCCAGGGAAAAGTTGGAGACACACTTCTAGACGTTGTGGTTGATAACAATCTAGACATTGATGGATTCGGTAAGTGGCAGGTGCTTACTTTCCAGTATCTACAGAACATTTTTTCATCAGGGAACAAAATTCGGGGTGTTTTTAGCTTCAGGAGAGCCAGTGGGTCCAGGCTCCTGACCTTCCTACTTCTGCTTCCCCAGCTCCATGTTCCACCTTCGCTCTAGCTGTCATTTCTTTATAGCTGTCATCCCTCTCTCTGGCCAACCAGAACACTGCCTGATTTTTAACTATTAGTCCAGGTGGCTGGAGCTACAGGCCCTACCGGAACTAATGCAGacacagctcttccgccaggcttttggttgaggccacgtCAAGGGAAGGTCTCAGGTCCCTCCGCTGATCCTCTCTGGCTACATCCTCCTCTTaacttatttgtatatattttaatctgtATTGTTTAAACtggttgtaagctgccacgagctcACTGTGCCGAGAGCAGCGGCCtataaatacaagaaataaataaaaataaacgaaCACTGATAGGCTGTTTACTGTTTGTAATTTACAGgatttatttgccacttttcagaAACCCCAAGTATAGTTCAGCAAATGCAATTGCCATATAGAACTATTGAAAGAAACTCAAGCCAGGAGGAAAGGCAGTCAACTAAGTATATATGTAAATTAAAAGTCACAATAGTTAAACGGAAAAGGTGGATTCAAGTGTTCAGTCGACGTGTTCAGTCAGTATGCCCTCAACATAAGCAGGCGGGAAAAGTTTAGTTGGCAGCTCCGTTCAAACGGTCCTGTCACAGCGAGGTATTCTAAGCCTCTGGGGCTACTCTAGAGGAGGCCCTGGTACACGCGGGGGCCTCCCTTGAGGTGGGACCTTAAGCAGGGCCGCTTCAGATTATGCCGATGCGTTATCAGAGTGGGGGAGGCCTGTATGGAATACTCTGTGAGTCTGGTTGAGGCTTTAAAGTCCACTCTCAGCACCTTAAACCTGCCTGGCTCAGGAATCGTTCAGGAGTGCtggagacagcatggtgtagtggttaagagcgacagcttctaatctggcaagctgtgcttgtttccccgctcttccacatgcagccagctaggtggccttgggctagtcacagtcctggtagttctgttctgactgagcagtcctgtcagagctctctcagcctcacctccctcacagggtgtcttgtggggagaggaagggaaggtggttataagctgtgttgagactcccttgggcagtgaaaagcggggcataaaaactaattcttctcCTTCTTATATTTCTCAGCTCTTGTACTCCTCAGCTTTCCAACTCATGCTAGCCAGATGAGTGAAGCAAAAAAGCTGAAATGCCCTTCTGGAAATTCACCTCTAACCCTAGCAAGTAGTTGTGGGTTGTGTGTTTAAATGCTAGCCAATGATCTTATCTCTGATTTTGTCACTAGGGGGCACTGCAGATACAGATAACTTCTGGGTACATTTACTGGCTCTTCCTAATTTTTCTGGTCCTTAATCTACTTTTTGTTTCACTGCCCTGTTAGACCTATCTCCAGATTCAGTTATTTGACTGTCCCATTTCATAAGTTTTCACCTGATGCATAAATCTAGCTTGTCTAGATACCCTTAGCCTTTATAACCTATAAGAAGGGAGGCATTCCTCGTTAGCAGGCTAATCTGCATAAGATTCAGGAACGCTATGCATTCACTTCAAACAAAATTATATACGGATTACACAATTTCTTCTTATTTTAGGAGTTAAATATGCATGCAGTGTTTttcataaaggttttctgaacatGCACGGGTGGTGGGAAATGTGTGGGAGTAACTGCTTGTATCCTGACAGCCTGCTCATTTTATGTGTGTGAAATGAGAGAAGCAGTGGCTCAAACCTAAgtcacatgctttgcatgcaataGGTACTGGGTTTGGTTtctggcatctccggttaaaggATGAGcacactagagcctcttgtggcgcagagtggtaaggcagccgtctgaaagctttgcccatgaggctgggagttcaatcccagcagccggctcaaggttgactcagccttccatccttctgaggtcggtaaaacgaatacccagcttgctggggggtaaacggtaatgactggggaaggcagtggcaaaccaccccgtattgagtctgccatgaaaacgctagagggcgtcaccccaagggtcagacatgactctgtgcttgcacaggggaaacctttacctttaccttacacagaACTGCCGTAGATTAAAGCTGACTGTTGGTCTGTTAAGGTCAGTAATATCCGCTAGgagtgtgcgggggggggggaattgatttCTTTTGGGTATGGGTATATTGGACCGGATATTTTTTCAGCTGGGATACACCCGAATGCGCACTCCTGAAATATCCACTTTGACTGGCTGTAggtctgcagggtcttctttcacaTCATatactgcctggttctttttaactggggatgccaaggACTAAGTTGAGGCCTGCCGCATGCAAACTATAGGAGATGGTGAAGAAAAAACATTTCTGTGAAATTGTGAAGAACTAGTGTCTCTTAAAACAGCAAGGCTGAGCTAGGGAAAATAATGATCTGACAGTATAAAGTAGTGTCTTTGTTCTTCCAGTTTTGTGGTACAGCCACATGTAGGTAACTGTGAAAAACCAGTGGAAT includes the following:
- the FDX1 gene encoding adrenodoxin, mitochondrial; this translates as MATSSALSLLLRAAASGPRLLPACRGVAGRGRAGRFFHASAPVRLSSEDKITVHFITRDGDKLTAQGKVGDTLLDVVVDNNLDIDGFGACEGTLACSTCHLIFEDHVFKKLDAITDEELDMLDLAYGLTETSRLGCQIYLQPSMDNLVVRVPEAVADARPSVDIGKNP